Proteins from a single region of Gossypium arboreum isolate Shixiya-1 chromosome 1, ASM2569848v2, whole genome shotgun sequence:
- the LOC108482140 gene encoding photosynthetic NDH subunit of subcomplex B 4, chloroplastic: protein MSFTILKPWIHCSYLQPTKFGNYPFSSSTRLFNNGCQQIDEGNKSKRRGAFVKVNALPDWPLMAVLVHHVQQLDAQREIITNKSIWHLSDEAIKKVYAFYIMFTCWGCLFFGSTKDPYYDSEVYRKDGGDGTGHWVYEKQEDIEESARAELWREELIEEIEQKVGGLRELEEAGRK, encoded by the exons ATGAGCTTCACCATTTTAAAACCATGGATTCACTGTAGTTATCTTCAACCTACCAAATTCGGCAACTACCCATTTTCAAGCAGCACCAGGCTTTTCAACAATGGCTGCCAGCAG ATTGATGAAGGCAACAAGAGTAAAAGAAGGGGAGCTTTTGTTAAAGTTAATGCTCTACCAGATTGGCCTCTAATGGCAGTTTTAGTTCATCATGTTCAACAACTTGATGCCCAAAGAGAAATTATAACCAATAAATCTATTTGGCATCTTAGTGATGAAGCCATTAAAAAAGTTT ATGCTTTCTACATTATGTTCACTTGCTGGGGATGTTTGTTTTTTGGGTCCACCAAG GATCCATACTATGATTCTGAAGTATACAGGAAAGATGGAGGTGATGGTACTGGACATTGGGTTTATGAGAAG CAAGAGGACATTGAAGAATCTGCAAGGGCAGAGTTGTGGCGTGAAGAGCTGATTGAGGAGATAGAGCAGAAGGTCGGTGGGCTTCGAGAACTCGAAGAAGCAGGCCGCAAGTAG
- the LOC108481269 gene encoding uncharacterized protein LOC108481269, which yields MLRILERVVEANTGTEGQRGVAGVTPDVAEYWMEATERIMDDLDCTAEQKLKGAVSLLRDESKYVEASYIDAKRHEFLNLTQGDRLVVEYEVELLRLSHYARGMVETEYERCIHFEDGLKDNLRVLIALQRKREFTILVEKAKIAEDIKHAEY from the exons ATGCTCAGGATATTAGAGAGGGTCGTTGAGGCCAACACCGGAACTGAGGGCCAAAG AGGTGTCGCTGGAGTCACCCCTGACGTGGCCgagtattggatggaggccacAGAGAGAATTATGGACGATCTGGATTGTACCGCTGAGCAAAAGCTTAAGGGGGCTGTTTCATTACTTCGCgatgag AGTAAGTATGTAGAGGCCAGCTACATTGATGCCAAGAGGCATGAGTTTCTTAATCTCACCCAAGGAGACCGCTTAGTAGTCGAGTATGAGGTTGAGCTCTTGAGATTGAGCCATTATGCGCGAGGCATGGTGGAGACTGAATACGAGAGATGTATAcattttgaggatggtcttaagGATAATCTGAGGGTGCTGATAGCTCTGCAGAGAAAGCGTGAGTTTACTATTTTGGTCGAGAAGGCCAAGATTGCTGAGGATATTAAGCACGCAGAGTACTAG